From the genome of Muricauda sp. SCSIO 64092, one region includes:
- a CDS encoding 3-hydroxyanthranilate 3,4-dioxygenase: MAIRPPFNLNQWLEDNKDTLKPPVGNKNLYKDAGDYIVMVVAGPNARKDYHYNETEELFYQLEGTIEVHIQEDGKKKTMELGPGDMYLHPAKVPHSPVRHEGSIGLVIERKRDHMQVDDGLLWFCDNCNHKLYEAYFTLHDIEKDFLKHFKHFYGSKELRTCDNCGTVMPTDKRFIEEG; this comes from the coding sequence ATGGCCATACGACCTCCATTTAACTTGAACCAATGGCTTGAGGATAACAAGGATACCCTAAAACCACCGGTAGGCAATAAAAATCTTTATAAGGATGCCGGAGATTATATTGTTATGGTAGTTGCGGGACCAAATGCCCGAAAGGATTATCATTACAATGAAACCGAAGAACTTTTTTATCAGTTGGAAGGTACCATTGAAGTTCATATTCAGGAAGACGGAAAAAAGAAAACCATGGAACTTGGACCTGGCGATATGTACCTACATCCTGCCAAAGTTCCCCATTCCCCGGTACGGCATGAAGGTTCCATTGGTTTGGTCATAGAACGAAAAAGGGACCATATGCAGGTAGACGATGGACTCCTATGGTTCTGTGACAACTGCAATCACAAACTCTACGAGGCCTATTTTACCTTACATGATATTGAAAAGGACTTTTTGAAACATTTCAAACATTTTTATGGGTCCAAGGAACTTAGAACCTGTGACAATTGTGGTACGGTAATGCCCACGGATAAACGCTTTATAGAAGAAGGATAA
- a CDS encoding DUF1304 domain-containing protein: MVLVAKIIVVVVALLHFYFLWLEMFAWTTRGPKVFKKFPKELFEPTKSMAANQGLYNGFLVAGLVWSLLIEDPDWSRNIALFFLGCVVVAGIYGALSVSKKIFYIQGLPALLGIVAFLLSV, from the coding sequence ATGGTACTTGTTGCAAAGATTATTGTAGTTGTAGTAGCCTTGCTACATTTTTATTTCCTTTGGTTGGAAATGTTCGCTTGGACCACCAGGGGCCCAAAAGTGTTTAAAAAATTTCCGAAGGAACTCTTTGAACCTACAAAATCCATGGCCGCCAACCAAGGGCTGTACAATGGTTTCCTTGTTGCCGGTCTTGTTTGGTCACTCCTTATTGAAGACCCCGATTGGTCCAGGAACATAGCGCTCTTTTTTTTGGGCTGTGTTGTCGTAGCCGGGATTTATGGTGCCCTAAGCGTATCCAAAAAAATATTCTATATCCAAGGATTACCCGCCCTACTGGGTATAGTCGCATTTTTGCTTTCCGTTTAA
- a CDS encoding SDR family NAD(P)-dependent oxidoreductase produces the protein MKKTALITGATSGIGKATAALFSEQGFTLILCGRRQERLDALKGKLSKKTEIHTLNFDVRNREEVFKAIASLPEAFSQIDVLVNNAGNAHGLDPIQNGSLDDWDAMLDINVKGLLYVSKAVIPDMVKRQAGHIINIGSLAGKEVYPKGNVYCASKHAVDALNQGMRKDLNAYGIRVGAINPGLVETEFSDVRFKGDTERASTVYQGYDALKAEDIAEIIHFVVTRPYHVNIADLLVLPTAQASSTILKKEL, from the coding sequence ATGAAGAAAACTGCGCTAATTACCGGTGCAACCAGTGGCATAGGAAAAGCCACCGCAGCGTTGTTCTCAGAACAAGGGTTTACGTTGATTTTGTGTGGGAGAAGACAAGAACGTCTGGACGCCTTAAAGGGGAAACTTTCAAAAAAAACGGAAATCCATACCTTGAACTTTGATGTAAGGAACCGGGAAGAGGTGTTCAAAGCCATTGCATCACTTCCGGAAGCGTTTTCCCAAATAGATGTCCTTGTCAATAATGCAGGAAATGCCCATGGATTGGATCCAATTCAAAATGGCAGCTTGGACGATTGGGATGCGATGTTGGATATTAATGTAAAAGGACTTTTGTATGTTTCCAAGGCGGTGATTCCGGATATGGTAAAAAGACAGGCCGGACATATTATCAATATTGGTTCCTTGGCAGGAAAGGAAGTCTATCCCAAGGGCAATGTGTACTGTGCGAGCAAACATGCCGTAGACGCCTTGAACCAAGGAATGCGAAAGGACCTCAATGCCTATGGCATCCGTGTGGGGGCCATTAATCCAGGGCTGGTGGAAACCGAGTTCAGTGATGTACGCTTCAAGGGGGATACCGAACGTGCCAGTACCGTCTATCAGGGGTATGATGCGCTTAAGGCTGAAGATATTGCGGAAATTATCCATTTTGTGGTGACTCGTCCTTATCACGTCAATATCGCCGATTTGCTGGTGCTGCCTACCGCGCAGGCCAGTTCCACTATTCTGAAGAAGGAGTTATGA
- a CDS encoding ATP-binding protein, which translates to MINKRLLIKNLLAHNDENSFYDKKRFVSIGEKEGKAKFLKHVCALANSNPKNNSFIVVGVEDEDNKIVGVDFFDDSKIQNLVNAYLDNPPLISYENIPFPHLLEGKVVGLVTIKSNGKVCALRKNIWKYYGGAVFFREGSISLPKAFGIELKDINSKKVATIEHHARNNIELTLDGVIDFINHRHADLTSHYKVFKEQFVVCWAGHAKKVKGETYYSRVDIELINEQVKLFYSALDEVSVYYDESSFTTLEYVQLGLGKQQKYYPLEKVTITFMENGNYQMNSELVFEPPQYDKKTLHHIYNSNSALLQKLKNRINLTPAEKKDLHFLPDTYLICYLNGFEEAKDQMELARTIIKEQDRGLYETLKLSLRILRKVKYN; encoded by the coding sequence ATGATCAATAAACGTCTCCTCATTAAAAACCTTTTGGCGCATAATGATGAGAACAGCTTTTACGATAAAAAACGTTTTGTCTCCATTGGGGAAAAAGAGGGCAAGGCCAAGTTCTTGAAGCATGTCTGTGCATTGGCCAACAGCAATCCAAAGAACAATTCCTTTATTGTGGTTGGGGTAGAGGATGAGGACAATAAGATTGTTGGGGTGGATTTTTTTGACGATAGTAAAATCCAGAACCTTGTAAACGCTTATTTGGACAATCCTCCATTGATTTCGTATGAGAATATTCCATTTCCCCATCTTTTGGAAGGAAAGGTGGTTGGTTTGGTGACCATAAAGTCCAACGGAAAGGTTTGTGCACTTCGCAAGAATATTTGGAAATACTATGGAGGTGCCGTTTTTTTTAGGGAAGGGAGTATAAGCCTTCCCAAAGCTTTTGGTATTGAACTCAAGGACATCAATTCCAAAAAAGTAGCTACCATTGAACACCATGCCCGGAACAACATAGAACTTACCTTGGATGGCGTTATTGATTTTATCAATCATCGCCATGCCGATCTAACCAGTCATTACAAAGTCTTTAAGGAACAGTTTGTAGTTTGTTGGGCCGGCCATGCCAAAAAGGTGAAAGGGGAAACATACTATTCACGGGTAGATATTGAACTTATCAATGAGCAAGTGAAATTGTTCTACTCGGCTTTGGACGAGGTTTCCGTATATTATGACGAATCGAGTTTTACGACCTTGGAGTATGTGCAATTGGGCCTGGGAAAGCAACAGAAATATTACCCTTTGGAAAAGGTTACCATCACTTTTATGGAAAATGGGAATTATCAAATGAACAGTGAACTTGTCTTTGAACCACCGCAGTACGACAAAAAGACCCTTCACCATATCTATAACAGTAATAGTGCCTTACTACAAAAGCTAAAGAACAGGATAAATCTTACCCCAGCGGAGAAAAAGGATTTACACTTTTTACCGGACACCTACCTTATTTGCTATTTAAATGGGTTTGAGGAGGCAAAGGACCAGATGGAATTGGCGCGTACAATTATAAAGGAACAGGACAGGGGACTCTATGAGACCCTAAAACTGTCCTTACGCATTCTAAGAAAGGTCAAATACAACTAA
- a CDS encoding NAD(P)H-dependent glycerol-3-phosphate dehydrogenase, producing the protein MKIAVLGGGSWATALVKMLTENLEEVHWYMRSIYAVEHIKREGQNPNYLSSVQLNTDYLKLTNTIDEAVTAADLLVFVIPSAFLEQELEKLTVSLDGKTLFSAIKGIVPETGRIVGEHFHHKYQIPYDNIGVITGPCHAEEVALERLSYLTIACSDGEKANLMAQHLKSHYIRTKISDDIIGTEYAAMLKNIYAIAAGIAHGLGYGDNFQSVLMSNAIREMKRFIGKVHKMKRNINNSAYLGDLLVTGYSTFSRNRMFGNMIGKGYTVKSAMMEMNMVAEGYYATKSARLLMQELAHKTKTPIINAVYEILYAGKDPKRTFKKLTERLD; encoded by the coding sequence TTGAAAATAGCGGTATTGGGTGGCGGAAGTTGGGCCACGGCTTTGGTAAAAATGTTGACCGAAAACTTGGAAGAGGTGCATTGGTACATGCGCAGTATTTATGCTGTGGAGCATATAAAGCGGGAAGGACAAAACCCCAATTACCTAAGTTCGGTCCAATTGAATACAGATTACTTAAAACTGACCAATACCATCGACGAAGCCGTTACTGCAGCGGATCTACTTGTATTTGTAATCCCTTCGGCCTTTTTGGAACAGGAACTGGAAAAATTGACCGTTTCCCTGGATGGCAAAACCCTTTTCTCTGCCATAAAGGGCATTGTGCCGGAAACCGGACGTATTGTGGGTGAACATTTTCACCACAAGTATCAAATTCCATACGATAATATCGGTGTCATTACGGGGCCTTGCCATGCAGAGGAAGTGGCTTTGGAACGCCTTTCCTATTTGACCATTGCCTGCTCCGATGGGGAAAAGGCCAATCTTATGGCCCAACATCTAAAAAGCCATTATATCCGCACCAAGATTTCTGACGATATTATCGGAACGGAATATGCGGCCATGCTCAAAAACATCTATGCCATTGCTGCGGGAATTGCCCATGGACTGGGCTATGGCGACAATTTTCAAAGTGTTTTGATGAGCAATGCCATTCGTGAAATGAAGCGGTTTATTGGCAAAGTCCATAAAATGAAACGAAACATCAATAACTCTGCCTACTTGGGCGATCTCCTGGTCACCGGTTATTCCACTTTTAGTCGTAATCGGATGTTCGGGAACATGATTGGGAAGGGCTACACCGTAAAAAGTGCCATGATGGAAATGAATATGGTGGCCGAAGGCTATTATGCCACCAAAAGTGCCCGCCTACTCATGCAGGAATTGGCCCATAAGACCAAAACACCCATCATCAATGCCGTTTACGAAATCCTTTACGCCGGAAAAGACCCGAAAAGGACGTTTAAAAAGTTGACTGAACGGTTGGATTAA
- a CDS encoding CvpA family protein: MSFLDIVLGLLLVWGLYKGLTNGLFVELASLIALIAGIYGAIHFSYITGDYLSQNMAWNDRYIKITSFIVTFIAIVLLVHLAGKLLTKIADFAMLGLLNKIAGGIFGTLKVAVIVGALLIFLEKATASFSFINEETQKDSIFYRPVRDIGAFVFSKVLKDDTTAEQE, translated from the coding sequence ATGAGCTTTTTGGACATTGTTTTGGGACTTTTATTGGTTTGGGGCCTATACAAGGGTCTTACAAATGGCCTTTTTGTGGAACTTGCTTCCCTTATCGCCTTAATTGCCGGAATTTACGGGGCCATTCATTTTTCCTACATCACTGGAGACTACCTTTCCCAGAACATGGCCTGGAATGATCGTTATATTAAAATCACATCGTTTATTGTCACGTTTATCGCCATTGTCCTATTGGTTCACCTGGCGGGAAAACTCTTGACCAAGATTGCGGATTTTGCCATGTTGGGATTGCTCAATAAAATTGCTGGAGGCATTTTTGGAACCCTAAAAGTTGCCGTTATAGTAGGAGCGCTTTTGATTTTCCTTGAAAAGGCAACCGCTTCTTTTTCCTTTATTAACGAAGAGACCCAAAAAGATTCCATTTTTTACCGTCCCGTCAGGGATATTGGTGCTTTTGTCTTCAGTAAGGTCTTAAAGGACGATACTACCGCCGAGCAGGAATGA
- a CDS encoding CAP domain-containing protein translates to MNLRYAFILLFSISLASCSTTSVSGEEELFENQAKSLEEITIELSAQEQELFNLVNQHRTAMGMGTLEFSEEAYKYALEHNEHMIGKGELSHDNFSSRAAEIAEETAAEHVAENVARNYPLAEMALEGWLDSAPHKETIEGNFTHTALSIELDTGGNPYYTQIFLRK, encoded by the coding sequence ATGAATTTACGTTACGCATTTATTCTTCTTTTTTCCATTTCCTTGGCTTCTTGCAGTACCACTTCGGTTTCAGGGGAAGAAGAATTGTTTGAAAACCAAGCCAAATCCTTAGAAGAAATTACCATAGAACTATCTGCCCAGGAACAGGAACTCTTTAATTTGGTAAACCAACACAGAACAGCAATGGGTATGGGCACCCTTGAGTTTAGCGAAGAAGCTTATAAGTATGCATTGGAACATAATGAACACATGATCGGGAAAGGGGAATTGAGCCATGATAACTTTAGTTCCCGGGCCGCCGAAATAGCCGAGGAAACCGCTGCGGAGCATGTTGCCGAAAATGTGGCCAGAAATTATCCATTGGCGGAAATGGCCTTAGAGGGATGGTTGGATAGCGCTCCCCATAAAGAAACTATTGAAGGGAACTTTACGCATACCGCTTTGAGTATTGAACTGGATACCGGGGGCAATCCCTATTATACTCAGATCTTCTTAAGAAAATAA
- a CDS encoding metallophosphoesterase, whose amino-acid sequence MRRFVIGDLHSGLRALKQLLHKANVSPKDHLIFLGDYVDSWSEAFETVEFLIALNKSHHCTFIRGNHDELCKEWMISGEENPQWLAHGGQATRESYLKAGREKWDMHLEFFENMENYFLDENNRLYLHAGFTNLKGVAYEYFEQLFYWDRTLWELAKALNPKLSPGDTNYPMRFTHYAEIFIGHTPLSKTGHAIPKNAANVWNVDTGAAFKGPLTIMDVDTKEYWQSDPVHTFYAGERGRN is encoded by the coding sequence ATGAGGAGATTTGTTATTGGAGACTTGCATTCTGGACTTAGGGCTTTGAAACAGCTTTTGCACAAAGCCAATGTATCCCCGAAAGACCATCTTATTTTTTTGGGGGACTATGTGGATTCATGGAGTGAGGCCTTTGAAACCGTTGAATTTTTAATAGCATTGAATAAAAGTCATCATTGTACTTTCATAAGGGGAAACCATGATGAGCTTTGCAAGGAATGGATGATTAGCGGTGAAGAAAATCCCCAATGGTTGGCCCATGGAGGTCAAGCAACACGCGAATCCTATTTGAAAGCTGGACGGGAAAAGTGGGATATGCATCTGGAGTTTTTTGAAAATATGGAAAACTACTTTTTGGATGAAAATAACCGGCTCTATTTACATGCGGGTTTCACTAATTTAAAAGGGGTTGCATACGAGTATTTTGAACAGCTTTTCTATTGGGACCGAACACTCTGGGAGTTGGCTAAAGCACTAAACCCCAAATTGTCCCCTGGTGATACGAATTATCCTATGCGGTTTACCCACTATGCGGAAATATTCATTGGTCATACCCCCTTGTCCAAAACAGGACATGCCATTCCCAAAAATGCGGCCAATGTCTGGAATGTGGACACTGGTGCGGCATTTAAGGGACCGTTGACCATAATGGATGTGGATACCAAGGAATATTGGCAAAGTGACCCCGTCCATACGTTTTATGCGGGGGAGCGAGGTAGAAACTGA
- a CDS encoding aldehyde dehydrogenase family protein, which produces MAETATAFGIHEALEILGVKEINQGTSTGMEAFGSGETIASFSPVDGSIIGKVTTTTEADYEKVMEAAGAAFRSWRLLPAPQRGEIVRQFGDKLREVKEPLGKLVSFEMGKSYQEGLGEVQEMIDICDFAVGLSRQLHGLTMHSERPGHRMYEQYHPLGIVGIISAFNFPVAVWSWNTALAWICGDVCVWKPSEKTPLCGIACQNIIAEVLKTNNLPEGISCLINGDYRVGEFMTHDKRIPLISATGSIRMGKIVAQAVAARLGKSLLELGGNNAIIVTPDADIKMTIIGAVFGAVGTAGQRCTSTRRLIVHESIYEQVKNALVDAYQQLRIGNPLDENNHVGPLIDTAAVSLYEKALEKARSEGGRLLMEGGVLTGDGYESGCYVKPAIVEANNAFDIVQEETFAPILYLLKYSGEVENAIAQQNDVVQGLSSAIMTNNLREAERFLSVAGSDCGIANVNIGTSGAEIGGAFGGEKETGGGRESGSDAWKIYMRRQTNTINYTTALPLAQGIKFDL; this is translated from the coding sequence ATGGCAGAAACAGCTACGGCCTTTGGTATTCATGAGGCATTGGAAATCCTAGGGGTAAAGGAAATCAATCAGGGAACTTCGACTGGAATGGAGGCTTTTGGTTCAGGAGAAACCATCGCTTCATTCTCTCCCGTTGATGGTTCCATCATTGGAAAGGTCACCACTACCACGGAAGCGGATTATGAAAAAGTAATGGAAGCTGCAGGTGCCGCCTTTAGAAGTTGGCGATTACTTCCTGCGCCCCAAAGAGGTGAAATAGTCCGACAATTTGGAGATAAGTTGCGGGAAGTAAAGGAACCCTTGGGAAAGCTGGTTTCCTTTGAAATGGGCAAATCCTATCAAGAAGGATTGGGAGAGGTACAGGAGATGATAGACATTTGTGACTTCGCAGTTGGCCTGTCCAGGCAATTGCATGGGTTGACCATGCATTCCGAACGTCCCGGACACCGAATGTACGAACAATACCACCCCCTGGGAATAGTGGGCATTATTTCGGCCTTTAATTTCCCCGTTGCCGTATGGTCCTGGAATACGGCCCTTGCATGGATTTGTGGGGATGTCTGTGTATGGAAGCCTTCTGAAAAGACCCCCTTGTGCGGTATTGCCTGTCAAAATATTATTGCAGAAGTACTTAAGACCAATAACCTGCCAGAAGGGATTTCCTGTTTGATCAACGGAGATTACCGCGTTGGGGAGTTCATGACCCATGATAAAAGAATTCCCTTGATTTCCGCAACGGGCTCCATTCGTATGGGCAAAATAGTGGCCCAGGCCGTGGCGGCAAGACTGGGAAAGTCACTTTTGGAACTGGGAGGCAACAATGCCATTATAGTTACTCCGGATGCGGACATCAAAATGACAATCATTGGTGCTGTTTTCGGGGCGGTAGGAACCGCCGGACAACGTTGTACTTCCACAAGGCGGTTAATCGTCCATGAGTCCATTTATGAGCAAGTTAAAAACGCTTTGGTCGATGCTTACCAACAACTGAGGATAGGCAATCCATTGGACGAGAACAACCATGTTGGCCCCTTAATAGACACCGCTGCCGTTTCCCTTTATGAAAAGGCTTTGGAAAAAGCACGGTCCGAAGGGGGCAGGCTATTGATGGAAGGTGGCGTTTTAACAGGTGATGGCTACGAAAGTGGGTGTTATGTAAAACCGGCAATCGTAGAAGCCAACAACGCTTTTGACATTGTTCAGGAGGAAACCTTTGCTCCCATATTATACTTATTAAAGTATTCCGGGGAAGTTGAAAATGCCATTGCCCAACAAAATGATGTGGTCCAAGGACTTTCTTCCGCCATTATGACCAACAATTTAAGGGAAGCGGAACGTTTTCTATCGGTGGCCGGTAGTGATTGTGGAATCGCCAACGTTAACATAGGAACCTCGGGAGCCGAAATTGGAGGGGCCTTTGGTGGGGAGAAGGAAACTGGAGGTGGTCGTGAAAGTGGTTCGGATGCTTGGAAGATTTACATGAGAAGACAGACCAATACCATAAATTATACCACAGCACTTCCTTTGGCGCAAGGAATAAAGTTCGACCTATAA
- a CDS encoding antibiotic biosynthesis monooxygenase family protein, with protein sequence MELQQPYYAVIFTNTRTEGDFGYAEMAEQMERLAKQQKGYLGFESARSNLGIAVSYWESLEAIANWKANLEHLYAQERGKSDWYSWYKVRICRVEREYEFKST encoded by the coding sequence ATGGAGTTGCAACAACCGTATTATGCCGTAATTTTCACCAACACCCGAACCGAGGGTGATTTTGGATATGCCGAAATGGCCGAACAAATGGAACGTTTGGCCAAACAGCAAAAAGGGTATCTTGGTTTTGAGAGCGCCCGTTCCAATTTGGGAATTGCAGTGAGTTATTGGGAAAGCCTGGAGGCCATTGCCAACTGGAAGGCCAACCTGGAACACCTATACGCCCAGGAGAGGGGCAAATCCGATTGGTATAGCTGGTATAAAGTGCGAATTTGCAGGGTGGAACGTGAATACGAATTTAAAAGCACTTAG
- a CDS encoding carbohydrate kinase family protein codes for MTKVFCIGELLIDFVGENQGSDLSKANDFTKKAGGAPANVACAISKLGGKSCFIGCVGKDPFGSFLLNVLKDGNVDISMAQRSKTFTTLAFVSLAEDGERDFVFSRGADKELKYDSSIKKIFHKNLVHFGAATALLGGSLEIAYNHYLFDALTQNSFISFDPNFRGDLWKDNESHFIKKCLPYVEKSHLCKFSLEEAQLLSGKEDLKEASGYLHEVGAKIIVITLGKDGTYLSMDGFSTLVPSIKVSPVDTTGAGDAFIGCLLYQIAELNDFNTIFRDNDLLVQMIEKANKAGALTTTKYGAIVALPTWEEIA; via the coding sequence ATGACTAAGGTTTTTTGTATAGGGGAACTCCTGATCGACTTTGTGGGTGAAAACCAAGGAAGTGATTTGTCAAAAGCAAATGATTTTACCAAAAAAGCGGGAGGGGCCCCCGCCAATGTGGCCTGCGCCATTTCCAAACTAGGCGGAAAAAGTTGTTTTATTGGTTGTGTGGGCAAGGACCCTTTTGGTTCTTTTCTTCTAAACGTCCTTAAAGATGGAAATGTGGATATTTCCATGGCCCAACGTTCCAAAACATTTACCACCCTGGCTTTTGTCTCCTTGGCCGAAGATGGTGAACGCGATTTTGTTTTTAGCCGTGGGGCCGATAAGGAACTCAAGTACGATTCGAGTATCAAAAAAATATTCCATAAAAATTTGGTTCATTTTGGGGCGGCTACGGCACTACTTGGTGGTTCTTTGGAAATAGCCTATAACCACTATCTTTTTGATGCCCTTACCCAAAATTCCTTCATAAGTTTTGACCCCAATTTTAGAGGGGATCTCTGGAAGGACAATGAATCCCATTTTATCAAAAAATGCCTTCCCTATGTGGAAAAATCACATTTGTGTAAGTTTAGCTTGGAGGAAGCCCAGTTATTGTCCGGGAAAGAAGACCTTAAGGAAGCAAGTGGGTACCTTCATGAGGTAGGGGCAAAAATCATAGTCATTACCCTTGGTAAGGACGGTACGTATTTAAGTATGGATGGATTTTCCACCTTGGTACCGAGCATTAAAGTTTCTCCCGTGGATACCACTGGAGCGGGGGATGCCTTTATTGGATGTCTTCTCTATCAGATTGCGGAATTGAATGATTTCAACACCATATTCCGGGACAATGACCTTTTGGTACAAATGATAGAAAAGGCCAATAAGGCGGGAGCTTTAACGACTACAAAATATGGGGCCATTGTGGCCTTGCCAACTTGGGAAGAAATAGCCTAA
- a CDS encoding glycerol-3-phosphate dehydrogenase/oxidase, with translation MKDPIYFSNLNRKATLKKLENESFDLVIIGGGITGGGIALDAASRGLKVALLEKDDFASGTSSKSTKLIHGGLRYLKQFDFWLVKEVGSERAIVHKLAPHLVLPEKMLLPLIEGGSYGKWLTSIGLKVYDILAQVTGDDKRQMLDKKQALKLEPLLPKKILNGAGYYAEYRTDDSRLTIENIKASLNYGAVALNYAKVTDFIYEENQVAGVVVKDVLSKEGDGITIKSKYVISAAGPWVDELRTINQSKKGKRLHLTKGVHLVFPHDKLPVKQSVYFDIPDGRMMFAIPRGKITYVGTTDTNYNLDKDDIRTDLADAIYLISAVNNMFPDINLEMEDIISSWAGLRPLIHEEGKSASELSRKDEIFTSDTGLISIAGGKLTGYRKMAERVVNRITKKLEEDHNIEVKECHTDTIPLCGNDFKKYKQVKKYIDEVYGRIKEDGLSKYDAWYLVTNYGKQTERILSDYASFKNKDATLRMIRAELKFGMEHEMVTSPMDFFIRRTGRLYFDIDSVRGYLKPVLEDLRKAYAYDDTQILAFTEKMEEELELHSNFSLERE, from the coding sequence ATGAAGGACCCCATTTACTTTTCCAACCTTAATAGAAAAGCTACCTTAAAAAAACTGGAGAATGAATCGTTTGACCTCGTGATCATCGGCGGTGGCATCACCGGCGGTGGCATTGCCCTGGATGCCGCTTCCAGAGGGTTAAAAGTAGCGCTTCTTGAAAAGGACGACTTTGCCTCTGGAACTAGTAGCAAGTCCACAAAACTGATTCATGGCGGGCTGCGGTACTTAAAACAATTTGATTTTTGGCTGGTCAAGGAGGTAGGTTCGGAACGGGCCATTGTGCATAAGCTTGCCCCCCATTTGGTGCTGCCCGAAAAAATGTTGTTGCCCCTTATCGAAGGAGGCTCCTACGGAAAGTGGTTGACCAGTATTGGACTTAAGGTATATGATATTTTGGCCCAGGTAACCGGGGATGACAAAAGGCAGATGTTGGACAAAAAGCAGGCCCTAAAGTTGGAACCCCTGCTTCCCAAGAAAATACTCAATGGAGCGGGCTATTATGCGGAATATAGGACCGATGATTCCAGGTTGACGATAGAAAATATAAAGGCGAGCCTAAACTATGGGGCCGTTGCCCTGAATTATGCAAAGGTGACCGACTTTATATACGAAGAAAATCAGGTGGCCGGGGTTGTTGTAAAAGATGTCCTATCCAAGGAGGGGGATGGGATTACGATAAAATCCAAATACGTTATCAGTGCCGCCGGGCCCTGGGTAGATGAACTCCGTACCATAAACCAATCCAAAAAGGGGAAACGATTGCACTTGACCAAGGGGGTCCATTTGGTATTTCCACATGACAAATTGCCCGTAAAACAATCCGTCTATTTTGATATTCCCGATGGGCGCATGATGTTCGCCATCCCCAGGGGCAAGATTACCTATGTTGGGACTACGGACACCAATTACAATTTGGATAAGGACGATATCCGCACGGATTTGGCCGATGCCATTTATTTGATTTCCGCCGTTAACAATATGTTTCCCGATATCAATTTGGAAATGGAGGATATCATTTCTTCCTGGGCTGGCCTAAGGCCACTCATTCATGAAGAAGGTAAATCCGCTTCCGAACTTTCCCGAAAAGATGAAATCTTCACTTCGGATACTGGTCTTATCAGTATTGCAGGAGGGAAACTTACAGGTTATCGTAAGATGGCGGAACGGGTGGTCAACCGCATTACCAAAAAGTTGGAGGAGGACCATAACATAGAGGTGAAGGAATGCCATACCGATACCATTCCCCTATGTGGCAATGATTTTAAAAAGTATAAGCAGGTAAAAAAATACATCGATGAGGTCTATGGTCGAATCAAGGAAGATGGTTTGTCAAAATACGATGCATGGTACCTGGTGACCAATTACGGCAAACAGACCGAACGGATTTTAAGCGATTACGCAAGTTTTAAAAACAAGGACGCCACATTGCGGATGATACGTGCGGAACTCAAGTTTGGTATGGAACATGAAATGGTGACCAGCCCCATGGATTTCTTTATCCGCCGGACAGGACGACTGTATTTTGACATTGACAGTGTTCGTGGATACTTAAAACCCGTTTTGGAAGACCTTAGGAAAGCCTATGCCTATGACGATACCCAGATTTTGGCCTTTACCGAAAAAATGGAGGAAGAGTTGGAACTGCATTCCAACTTTTCATTGGAACGGGAATAG